A single genomic interval of Staphylococcus hyicus harbors:
- a CDS encoding CYTH domain-containing protein, with protein MAIEQEIEFKQLLDLIQYENIKTTYFSDDEPKTQVNYYIDTPDFQIQSQKMALRIRVKNNNPNEMTLKVPLAIGLNEYNFDTTVVPLNGLHIQEQHLPVEIHNVLQEKHVSFNQLQILGDLKTIRYEKPIEGGLLVLDHSLYLGKEDFELEFEVNDYHKGKQAFETLLNQFQLTHKEPKNKVRRFFEYQAFLKQHKHK; from the coding sequence ATGGCAATCGAACAAGAAATTGAATTCAAACAATTATTAGACTTAATACAGTATGAAAATATAAAAACAACTTATTTTTCCGACGATGAACCTAAAACCCAAGTGAATTATTATATTGATACACCCGATTTTCAAATTCAATCTCAAAAAATGGCGTTGCGAATAAGAGTGAAAAACAATAATCCTAATGAAATGACGTTAAAAGTACCTTTAGCAATCGGTTTAAATGAGTATAATTTTGACACAACCGTCGTACCTTTAAACGGACTTCACATTCAAGAGCAACATTTACCAGTTGAAATTCATAATGTTTTACAAGAAAAACACGTTTCATTCAATCAATTACAAATATTAGGTGATTTAAAAACGATTCGTTATGAAAAACCGATTGAAGGCGGTTTACTGGTATTAGACCATAGTCTCTATCTCGGTAAAGAAGATTTCGAGTTAGAATTCGAAGTGAATGATTATCATAAAGGAAAACAAGCATTCGAAACTTTACTTAACCAATTTCAGTTGACGCATAAAGAACCCAAAAATAAAGTGCGTCGCTTTTTTGAATATCAAGCATTTTTAAAACAACACAAACACAAATAG
- a CDS encoding truncated hemoglobin YjbI has protein sequence MPPTPYEVIGQDALYKMIDHFYILVEQDDRINHLFPGDFNETSRKQKQFLTQFLGGPSLYTDEHGHPMLRKRHLPFKIDETAKNAWLENMHIAIENAQLPHGVGDYLYERLKLTASHMVNTEY, from the coding sequence ATGCCTCCAACGCCGTATGAAGTGATTGGTCAAGATGCACTTTATAAGATGATTGACCATTTTTATATTTTAGTAGAACAAGATGATCGAATAAATCATTTATTTCCAGGGGATTTTAACGAAACAAGCCGCAAACAAAAGCAATTTCTCACTCAATTTTTAGGTGGACCAAGTTTATATACCGATGAACATGGTCACCCAATGTTACGAAAACGTCATTTACCTTTTAAAATTGATGAAACAGCGAAAAATGCTTGGTTAGAAAATATGCATATCGCTATCGAAAATGCACAATTACCCCATGGTGTGGGTGATTATTTGTATGAGCGTTTAAAGTTAACTGCGTCACATATGGTTAACACAGAATATTAA
- the yjbH gene encoding protease adaptor protein YjbH, whose amino-acid sequence MTKELRAVVHSCQEEANTNLSPVSKIEIYSFFDPFSKDSFKLSAVLSKLKIEYSQYIRIRHILNPSLRVLTKCQAQSTSDRDNIALAFKAAELQGRARAHRFMHLIQNEIIPKPDIVTEDMISKCIVNAGLDYDVFQEDLIHGNLRESLKVDLHIAREMEVNMAPSLVFFNEDIQEEGLKVEGLYPYHIYTYIINEMMGCQIEKQLPPKLTTYIHQKQLVTEEELLTIYEWPEKTLKKELKKLLLQQKIEKIKYPGGEFWKSKM is encoded by the coding sequence ATGACGAAAGAATTACGAGCTGTTGTTCATAGCTGTCAAGAAGAAGCAAATACAAATCTTTCTCCTGTGAGCAAAATAGAAATTTATTCTTTTTTCGATCCTTTTAGCAAAGATAGTTTTAAATTATCTGCCGTTTTATCGAAATTAAAAATTGAATACAGCCAATATATCCGCATTCGTCATATCCTCAACCCTTCATTACGTGTGTTGACAAAATGTCAAGCACAGAGCACATCTGACCGCGACAATATTGCGCTAGCATTTAAAGCGGCAGAATTACAAGGGCGCGCCCGTGCTCACCGCTTCATGCATCTTATTCAGAATGAGATCATTCCGAAACCAGATATTGTCACAGAAGATATGATTTCGAAATGTATCGTTAATGCTGGATTGGACTATGATGTATTTCAAGAAGATTTAATTCATGGTAATTTACGTGAAAGTTTAAAAGTTGATTTGCATATCGCACGCGAAATGGAAGTTAACATGGCACCTTCCCTCGTATTTTTCAATGAGGATATCCAAGAAGAAGGATTAAAAGTTGAAGGATTATATCCATATCATATATATACGTATATCATTAATGAAATGATGGGATGTCAAATTGAAAAGCAACTTCCACCAAAATTAACAACATACATTCATCAAAAGCAACTGGTTACAGAAGAAGAGCTATTAACGATTTATGAGTGGCCTGAGAAAACATTAAAAAAAGAATTAAAAAAATTACTCTTGCAACAAAAGATTGAAAAAATAAAATACCCTGGTGGAGAATTTTGGAAGTCTAAAATGTGA
- the pepF gene encoding oligoendopeptidase F — translation MTQQLTRSEQEQQHPEYTWDLTTIFESDEAWEAAFKKVEGYLGKEEAFKGHLGDDAETLYQALRLEDEIETELEEVYVYAHLKQDQDTANDKYTGFEARAHQLAIKLSSAWSFLVPELLQIEEARVQKFISSHDGLKRFEFDLKLINEQRPHVLDAEKEKLLTEAQDALSTPSNVFSMFDNADLTFEDVTDKDGQHHPLTQGTFIKYLESDDRTLRESAYNNVYKAYGAYNNTLGATLAGEVKKHVFNARTHHYKTAREQALSRTHIPEEVYDNLVKTVHKYLPLLHRYTKLRKELLGVDDLKMYDMYTPMVKDIQFDMPYDEAVEWMLKGLEPMGEEYLNVVKEGLQNRWVDVYENKGKRSGGYSSGSHKTNPFILLNWSNTVSDLYTLVHEFGHSAHSYFSRKNQPSNQSDYTIFVAEVASTCNEALLSYYMDKHLDDKRRLLLLNQELERFRATLFRQTMFAEFEHKIHQIEEAGEPLTATRMNEEYAKLNRQYFGDTVETDDHISKEWSRIPHFYMNYYVYQYATGYSAAQSLSHQILTEGQPAVERYINEFLKKGSSNYPIEILKNAGVDMTTPQPIEDACKVFEEKLDAFEKLMKA, via the coding sequence ATGACACAACAACTTACACGTTCAGAACAAGAACAACAACACCCTGAATATACTTGGGATTTAACAACGATTTTTGAAAGTGATGAGGCATGGGAAGCGGCCTTTAAAAAAGTCGAAGGTTACCTTGGTAAAGAAGAAGCTTTTAAAGGTCACTTAGGTGATGATGCTGAAACGCTATACCAAGCACTACGTTTAGAAGATGAAATTGAGACAGAGCTTGAGGAAGTTTATGTATATGCGCATTTAAAGCAAGATCAAGATACAGCGAATGATAAATATACAGGATTTGAAGCGCGTGCCCATCAATTAGCCATCAAACTAAGTTCTGCATGGAGTTTTTTAGTTCCAGAATTACTTCAAATTGAAGAAGCGCGTGTGCAAAAATTTATTTCATCACATGATGGTCTGAAGCGTTTTGAATTTGATTTAAAATTAATTAATGAACAACGTCCGCATGTATTAGATGCAGAGAAAGAAAAATTACTTACAGAAGCTCAAGATGCGTTATCAACACCTAGTAATGTATTCAGTATGTTTGATAATGCAGATTTAACATTTGAAGATGTTACGGATAAAGATGGTCAACACCATCCATTAACGCAAGGTACGTTTATTAAATATTTAGAATCAGATGATCGCACATTACGTGAATCTGCCTACAATAATGTGTATAAAGCGTATGGTGCATACAATAATACGTTAGGCGCAACACTTGCTGGAGAAGTGAAAAAACATGTATTTAATGCGCGCACGCATCATTATAAAACAGCGCGTGAGCAAGCGTTAAGCCGTACACATATTCCTGAGGAAGTATATGACAATTTAGTTAAAACTGTGCATAAGTATTTGCCACTCTTACATCGATATACGAAACTTCGTAAAGAACTACTCGGTGTAGATGACTTGAAAATGTATGATATGTACACACCTATGGTTAAGGACATCCAATTTGATATGCCATATGATGAAGCGGTGGAATGGATGTTAAAGGGATTAGAACCTATGGGCGAAGAATATCTTAATGTCGTAAAAGAAGGTTTACAAAATCGATGGGTTGATGTCTATGAAAATAAAGGTAAGCGTTCAGGTGGATACTCATCAGGTTCTCATAAAACAAATCCATTTATTTTATTGAATTGGTCGAATACTGTATCTGATTTATATACACTGGTTCACGAATTTGGTCATTCTGCACATAGTTACTTTAGTCGTAAAAATCAACCTTCAAACCAAAGTGACTATACTATTTTTGTGGCAGAAGTAGCATCTACATGTAATGAAGCATTATTAAGTTATTATATGGATAAACACTTGGATGATAAGCGACGTTTATTACTATTAAATCAAGAATTAGAACGTTTCCGTGCGACTTTATTCCGCCAAACGATGTTTGCAGAGTTTGAACATAAAATCCATCAGATTGAAGAAGCAGGGGAGCCGTTAACCGCGACACGCATGAATGAAGAATACGCTAAATTAAACCGACAATATTTTGGAGACACTGTTGAAACAGATGATCACATTAGTAAAGAGTGGTCGCGTATTCCACATTTCTACATGAACTATTACGTATATCAATATGCGACAGGGTATAGTGCTGCACAAAGCTTAAGTCATCAAATATTGACAGAAGGTCAACCTGCTGTTGAACGCTATATTAATGAATTTTTGAAAAAAGGAAGCTCAAATTACCCAATTGAAATCTTAAAAAATGCGGGTGTTGATATGACAACGCCACAACCAATTGAAGATGCTTGTAAAGTATTTGAGGAAAAATTAGACGCTTTTGAAAAATTAATGAAAGCTTGA
- a CDS encoding competence protein CoiA gives MLTAMDLHKNQVHACDASKQGQYYCPICKAQLILKKGVKMVPHFAHQAQSLHSNHYGGESIRHQTMKYGLYTSLKQYYNDVRLEPYVETIQQIPDIIVDRWALEIQLSAMSIGSFQKRTEKLSQLGYHVLWLTELPKLSHGMYNLTQRHQACIDPYTHTLYSLSDDGTEIIELSQLLPIKANRFIGIQQSVHVKDWLTHINMNNCSLTVVKKLSRLHIKAFLTQCRLKHSVLEPHLSLIYQLQMTDEQVVKLTGFVFPEQIYFVTNPILWQLTVLKALKKGVIPHISVKQCLKPRYFAEKKVDYVHKMNMMIHAYLKILNVT, from the coding sequence ATGTTAACTGCAATGGATCTTCATAAAAATCAAGTCCATGCGTGTGATGCATCTAAACAAGGTCAATATTATTGTCCTATATGCAAAGCGCAGCTTATTTTAAAGAAAGGGGTTAAGATGGTGCCGCATTTTGCTCACCAAGCACAATCCTTACATTCAAATCATTATGGGGGTGAATCTATACGTCATCAAACGATGAAGTATGGTCTTTATACGTCATTAAAGCAATACTATAACGATGTGCGGTTGGAACCTTATGTAGAGACGATTCAGCAAATTCCTGACATTATTGTAGATCGGTGGGCGCTTGAAATTCAACTAAGCGCGATGAGTATTGGATCATTTCAAAAAAGAACAGAAAAGTTATCTCAACTTGGCTATCACGTGTTATGGTTAACAGAATTACCTAAGTTAAGTCACGGAATGTACAACCTTACACAACGTCATCAAGCATGTATAGATCCATATACGCACACGTTATACAGCCTTAGTGATGATGGAACAGAGATTATTGAATTGTCACAACTTCTGCCTATAAAAGCCAATCGCTTTATAGGTATTCAACAAAGCGTGCACGTTAAAGATTGGCTCACACACATTAACATGAATAATTGTTCACTTACAGTGGTTAAAAAGCTTTCTAGATTACATATAAAAGCATTTCTCACACAATGTCGATTGAAACATAGTGTGCTTGAACCACATTTATCATTAATATATCAGTTGCAAATGACTGATGAGCAAGTGGTTAAATTAACTGGGTTTGTTTTTCCAGAACAAATCTATTTCGTGACCAATCCGATACTATGGCAATTAACGGTATTAAAAGCGTTAAAAAAAGGTGTCATTCCTCATATTTCTGTTAAGCAGTGTTTGAAGCCGCGGTATTTCGCAGAAAAAAAGGTTGATTATGTGCATAAAATGAATATGATGATTCATGCATATTTAAAAATATTGAATGTGACATAG
- the mecA gene encoding adaptor protein MecA, with translation MRIERIDDMTVKLFITYKDIEARGFKREDLWTNRKRGEEFFWSMMEEINQEEDFVVEGPLWIQVHAFEKGVEVTISKSKNDELMQMSDEDHALDEFDSQLNELLAQSLKSHSKDNEEQVDDEVGVQHTATSDESHALASNTLVFKFDSLETLIAYAHQNNQKLTRYEDLLYMLNNEYYYMVHFDHDVTEEPIHDFYGQVLEYAMPTDKTEVYLNDYGKIVMSHNVLEQVKRYFTDK, from the coding sequence ATGAGAATAGAGCGCATTGATGATATGACTGTAAAGTTGTTCATCACTTATAAAGATATAGAAGCACGTGGTTTTAAACGCGAAGATTTATGGACGAACCGCAAACGAGGCGAAGAATTTTTTTGGTCTATGATGGAAGAAATTAACCAAGAAGAAGATTTTGTAGTAGAAGGCCCTTTATGGATACAAGTACATGCGTTTGAAAAAGGGGTAGAAGTGACAATTTCAAAATCTAAAAATGACGAGTTAATGCAAATGTCTGACGAGGATCATGCATTAGACGAATTTGATAGTCAGTTAAATGAACTTCTAGCACAATCTTTAAAATCACATTCAAAAGATAATGAAGAACAAGTTGATGATGAAGTAGGCGTACAACATACAGCGACTTCAGATGAAAGTCACGCATTGGCTTCAAATACGCTTGTCTTTAAGTTTGATAGTTTAGAAACGCTCATTGCGTATGCGCATCAAAACAATCAAAAACTAACACGTTATGAAGATTTACTTTATATGTTAAATAACGAATATTATTATATGGTTCATTTTGATCATGATGTAACGGAAGAACCTATTCATGATTTTTACGGACAAGTCCTTGAATACGCAATGCCAACAGATAAAACGGAAGTGTATTTAAACGATTATGGCAAAATAGTTATGAGTCATAATGTACTTGAACAGGTGAAACGTTACTTTACAGATAAATAA
- the spxA gene encoding transcriptional regulator SpxA, producing the protein MVTLFTSPSCTSCRKAKAWLQEHDIPYTERNIFSEHLTLDEIKQILKMTEDGTDEIISTRSKTYQKLNVDIDALPLQDLYGIIQDNPGILRRPIILDDKRLQVGYNEDEIRRFLPRKVRTFQLQEAQRMVD; encoded by the coding sequence ATGGTAACATTATTTACTTCACCAAGTTGCACATCTTGCCGTAAAGCGAAAGCATGGTTACAAGAACATGACATTCCGTATACGGAGCGAAATATTTTTTCTGAGCATTTAACATTAGATGAAATAAAACAAATTTTAAAAATGACTGAAGACGGTACAGATGAAATCATCTCTACACGTTCTAAAACTTATCAAAAATTGAACGTCGATATCGACGCTTTACCATTACAAGATTTATATGGCATCATTCAAGATAATCCTGGTATTTTACGCCGTCCAATTATTTTAGACGATAAGCGTTTGCAAGTAGGATATAATGAAGATGAAATTCGTCGCTTCTTACCTCGAAAAGTACGTACGTTCCAATTGCAAGAAGCACAACGTATGGTTGATTAA
- the trpS gene encoding tryptophan--tRNA ligase codes for MKTLFSGIQPSGIPTIGNYIGALKQFVDIQEDYDCYFCIVDQHAITVPQDRLKLRQQTRQLAAIYLAAGLNPDKITLFIQSEVPAHVQAGWMLTTISSIGELERMTQFKDKAQKQNDGIPAGLLTYPPLMAADIILYNTDIVPVGDDQKQHIELTRNLVDRFNSRYNDVLTKPEIKMPKVGGRIMSLQDPTKKMSKSDDNQKNFISLLDEPHIAAKKIKSAVTDSDGEVKYDKEHKPGISNLLTIYSSLTNESIETLESRYANEGYGKFKGDLADIVADFLTHFQEKYNEFYQSERLDDILDEGREKAHRTSFKTLKKMEKAMGLGRKRK; via the coding sequence ATGAAAACACTATTCTCAGGAATTCAGCCAAGTGGTATCCCCACAATTGGGAATTATATTGGGGCTTTAAAACAATTTGTTGATATTCAAGAAGACTATGATTGCTATTTTTGTATTGTAGATCAACATGCAATAACGGTACCACAAGACCGTTTAAAATTACGTCAACAAACGCGTCAACTTGCAGCAATTTATTTAGCTGCTGGACTTAATCCAGACAAAATTACACTTTTCATCCAATCTGAAGTCCCTGCGCATGTACAAGCCGGATGGATGCTTACAACCATTTCTTCTATTGGGGAACTTGAGCGCATGACACAATTTAAAGATAAAGCACAAAAACAAAATGACGGCATTCCAGCTGGTTTATTAACATATCCACCTTTAATGGCGGCAGACATTATTTTATATAACACAGACATTGTCCCTGTTGGTGATGATCAAAAACAACATATCGAATTAACACGTAACTTAGTAGACCGTTTCAATAGTCGTTATAACGATGTTTTAACTAAACCTGAAATTAAAATGCCAAAAGTCGGTGGTCGCATTATGAGCTTACAAGACCCAACTAAAAAAATGAGTAAAAGTGATGACAACCAGAAAAACTTTATCTCTTTACTAGACGAACCTCATATTGCCGCTAAAAAAATTAAAAGTGCTGTTACTGATTCAGATGGTGAAGTTAAATACGATAAAGAACATAAACCTGGTATTTCTAACTTATTAACAATATATTCAAGCCTAACGAATGAATCAATAGAAACGTTAGAATCACGTTATGCGAACGAAGGTTATGGTAAGTTCAAAGGTGACCTTGCTGACATCGTCGCTGACTTTTTAACACATTTCCAAGAAAAATATAATGAATTCTATCAATCAGAGCGCTTAGATGACATATTAGATGAAGGCCGAGAAAAAGCACATCGCACTTCCTTTAAAACACTTAAGAAAATGGAAAAAGCAATGGGACTTGGACGTAAACGCAAATAA
- a CDS encoding ABC transporter ATP-binding protein, translating into MVEKEVLVEVKHLKQYFNQGKRNEVRAIDDISFDIYKGETFGLVGESGSGKSTTGKAIIKLNDVTDGQVLYEGVNIQSIKKRKDLLKFNKKIQMIFQDPYASLNPRLKVMDIVAEGIDIHGLAKDKKDRKKRVYDLLETVGLRKSHANRYPHEFSGGQRQRIGIARALAVEPEFIIADEPISALDVSIQAQVVNLMQKLQRERNITFLFIAHDLSMVKYISDRIAVMHLGKIVELGPADEIYNQPLHPYTKSLLSAVPQPDPDSERSRKRFAYEGEKNPDVPRTLKAFTPNHYVLATEEEFQEFTQNNGLHV; encoded by the coding sequence ATGGTGGAAAAAGAGGTCTTAGTAGAAGTTAAACACTTAAAACAATATTTTAACCAAGGTAAACGAAATGAAGTGCGGGCAATTGATGATATTTCATTTGATATTTATAAAGGGGAAACGTTTGGACTTGTTGGTGAATCAGGATCAGGTAAATCTACAACAGGAAAAGCGATAATTAAATTAAATGATGTCACAGACGGTCAGGTGCTTTACGAAGGGGTTAACATACAAAGTATTAAAAAAAGAAAAGACTTACTTAAGTTTAATAAAAAAATCCAAATGATTTTCCAAGATCCCTATGCGTCGCTCAACCCAAGGCTCAAAGTCATGGATATTGTCGCAGAAGGTATAGATATTCATGGACTTGCAAAAGATAAAAAAGACAGAAAAAAGCGTGTATACGACTTACTTGAAACGGTAGGCTTACGTAAGAGTCATGCCAATCGATATCCGCACGAGTTCTCAGGAGGACAACGTCAACGAATCGGTATTGCGCGTGCCTTAGCTGTTGAACCAGAATTTATTATTGCAGACGAACCGATATCGGCATTGGATGTATCCATTCAAGCACAGGTTGTAAATTTAATGCAAAAGCTACAACGCGAACGCAATATTACATTTTTATTTATTGCGCATGATCTTTCCATGGTGAAATACATTTCAGATCGTATAGCGGTTATGCATTTGGGGAAAATCGTGGAACTTGGACCGGCAGATGAGATTTACAATCAACCACTACATCCCTATACAAAATCATTGCTCTCTGCAGTGCCACAACCAGACCCTGATAGCGAACGTTCGCGAAAACGATTTGCGTATGAAGGCGAAAAAAACCCGGATGTACCTAGAACATTAAAAGCATTTACACCCAATCATTACGTCCTTGCGACAGAAGAAGAGTTTCAAGAATTCACTCAAAATAACGGTTTACATGTATAA
- a CDS encoding ABC transporter ATP-binding protein has protein sequence MSERVIEVNDLHVSFDIEVGEVQAVRGVDFYLNKGETLAIVGESGSGKSVTTKAITKLFQGKSGRIKQGSIMFNGEDLTQKSEKELMKLRGKEISMIFQDPMTSLNPTMKIGKQVMEPIMKHIGLNKTDAKKRAIELLELVGLKRVKERFNAYPHQFSGGQRQRIVIALALACEPKILIADEPTTALDVTMQAQILDLMKELQQKIDTSIIFITHDLGVVANVADRVAVMYGGQMIETGDVDEIFYDPKHPYTWGLLSSMPDLETEGSTALRAIPGSPPDLVHPPKGDAFAARSEYALAIDFKEAPPWYRVSPTHYVRSWLLDERAPKVDPPELVKRKQRPMPNNFAKPERVERVSF, from the coding sequence ATGTCAGAACGTGTAATTGAAGTAAATGACTTGCATGTCTCTTTTGATATCGAAGTTGGGGAAGTGCAAGCTGTACGCGGTGTAGATTTTTATTTAAACAAAGGGGAAACGTTAGCGATTGTAGGTGAGTCAGGTTCAGGTAAATCTGTAACGACAAAAGCCATTACGAAATTGTTCCAAGGAAAGTCAGGGCGTATTAAGCAAGGCAGTATTATGTTCAATGGCGAAGACTTAACCCAAAAGTCAGAAAAAGAACTAATGAAATTACGGGGGAAGGAAATCTCGATGATTTTCCAAGACCCAATGACGTCTTTAAATCCTACCATGAAAATAGGAAAACAGGTAATGGAACCTATTATGAAACATATTGGACTGAATAAGACGGATGCGAAAAAACGAGCCATCGAATTGTTAGAGCTAGTAGGTTTGAAACGTGTTAAAGAACGATTCAATGCGTATCCACATCAATTTTCTGGAGGACAACGTCAACGTATTGTCATTGCATTAGCACTTGCGTGTGAACCGAAGATTCTAATTGCGGATGAACCGACAACGGCTTTAGACGTAACAATGCAAGCACAAATTTTAGATTTAATGAAAGAGCTTCAACAAAAGATTGATACATCAATTATATTTATTACCCATGATTTAGGGGTCGTTGCAAATGTTGCTGATCGTGTTGCAGTCATGTACGGTGGCCAAATGATAGAAACGGGAGATGTGGATGAAATATTTTATGATCCGAAACATCCGTATACGTGGGGATTACTATCATCAATGCCTGATTTGGAAACAGAGGGCTCAACAGCGTTACGTGCAATTCCAGGCTCGCCACCGGATTTAGTTCATCCACCAAAAGGCGATGCATTTGCTGCTCGTAGTGAGTATGCGTTAGCTATAGATTTTAAAGAAGCACCACCATGGTACCGTGTGTCACCTACACATTATGTTCGTTCATGGTTGTTAGATGAACGTGCACCAAAAGTAGATCCACCAGAGTTAGTGAAGCGCAAACAACGTCCTATGCCAAATAATTTTGCGAAACCAGAACGTGTAGAAAGGGTGTCGTTTTAA
- the opp3C gene encoding oligopeptide ABC transporter permease: protein MTKEERTLPRDDHSGATVAQTSGIMHEDFIRTGAPDSSEQDFQREGRTFWQDAWSQLTRNKLAVVGMIGLIIILILAIVGPLISTHDYAEQDVERRNLPPKIAVLDQIPFLPFDGEGVDGNAYDKAHVKQNFWFGTDQLGRDIWTRTWQGAQVSLFIGLVAALLDIFIGVIYGAISGYFGGRIDDFMQRVIEIISSIPTLIVVILFVLIFEPSIWTIILAMAITGWIGMSRVVRGEFLKLKNQEFVLASRTLGTSNLKLIFKHILPNTLGAIIVTSMFTVPNAIFFEAFLSFIGIGVPAPQTSLGSLVNEGRAMLLIHPHQLFIPAFILSLLILFFYLFSDGLRDAFDPKMRK from the coding sequence ATGACGAAAGAAGAGCGAACTTTACCTAGAGATGACCATTCAGGTGCAACTGTAGCTCAAACGTCGGGGATTATGCATGAAGATTTTATACGTACAGGCGCACCTGACAGTAGCGAGCAAGATTTCCAAAGAGAAGGACGTACATTTTGGCAAGATGCATGGTCTCAATTAACACGTAATAAATTAGCAGTAGTGGGCATGATTGGACTCATCATCATATTAATATTGGCGATTGTAGGTCCGTTAATTAGTACTCATGACTATGCTGAGCAAGATGTTGAACGACGTAATTTACCACCAAAAATTGCTGTACTAGATCAAATCCCCTTTTTACCCTTTGACGGTGAAGGTGTAGATGGTAACGCATATGACAAAGCACATGTGAAACAAAATTTTTGGTTTGGTACTGATCAACTTGGACGTGATATTTGGACTAGAACGTGGCAAGGCGCACAAGTCTCATTATTTATTGGTTTAGTAGCAGCATTGTTAGACATATTTATTGGCGTAATATACGGTGCGATTTCTGGTTATTTTGGTGGTCGGATTGATGACTTTATGCAACGTGTTATCGAAATTATTTCATCTATTCCAACACTTATCGTTGTGATTTTATTCGTATTAATATTTGAACCATCAATTTGGACAATTATTTTGGCGATGGCAATTACAGGATGGATTGGGATGAGCCGTGTTGTACGTGGAGAATTTTTAAAATTAAAAAATCAGGAATTTGTTTTAGCTTCACGTACTTTAGGGACATCAAATTTAAAACTTATTTTTAAGCATATCTTACCTAATACGTTAGGCGCGATTATCGTAACGTCTATGTTTACAGTGCCAAACGCAATTTTCTTCGAGGCATTCTTAAGTTTTATTGGTATTGGTGTACCAGCACCTCAAACGTCATTAGGATCACTGGTGAATGAGGGACGTGCGATGTTATTAATTCATCCACACCAATTATTTATTCCGGCTTTCATATTAAGTTTATTAATTCTATTTTTCTATCTATTTAGTGACGGTTTACGAGATGCATTTGACCCTAAAATGCGAAAATAA